Genomic segment of Peribacillus frigoritolerans:
CGGAAATCATCTTTTTCCATCTATGTGTCTGCTCCGACACTGCACCATATAATATGGTGCATTCTTTTACTTTGCCCGCTTCGACTGATCTGCGAAAATCAGTGAAGATCTGTTTTTCCGCTTTTTTAAGGTTCCGGGGTTTGGATTTAGTATGAAGCAAACCGTTTTCGATTGAAATGATAGGTTTAAAGCTCAATAGGCTACCTAGAATATACTGGGCGTTTGTTAATCTGCCGCTGCGGTGCAGCTGATCTAAAGAACCTATTAATACATAGGTTTCATGGTTATCCGCATACATTCTCGTTTTGACGAAAGCCTCATTGACGGAATCGCCATTATCCATATGATGCATGAGCCGTTTCAAGATTAATAGCATCGGAAAGGAAATAAGTAAAGTATCAAAAACGTCAACGGGAATCGTAACCATTTGTGCCGCTTGCCTGCTCGCGGAAACGGTGCCGCTCAATTCGCTTGAAAGGTGTACGGCTATGATTCGATCATAGCGTTTTTCAAGCTCCTTATATAACTCTTGGAATTTGCCGACCGACGGCTGTGACGTAGTGGCGGTGATTTTTTCCTCACTCATCCGCCGGTATAATTCCTCAGGTAATAGGTCGATGCCATCTTCGTATTCCTTCCCATCGATGATGACGACCATCGGAACGACGTATACATGTTCATTCAATGATAATTCTTCGTCTAAAGTTCCCGTACTGTCTGTTACCCATGCAATTCGTTCCATGTTTTCCCCCCTCATTTGTGTCTTTTATTATATTCAACATCCCAACCTTCTGTCCCATCAAAAAAACGGATGCATGCAATAAATTTCTTACCTTAAAAAAGAGCCCAACAGAAGCTTCCGTTGGACTCGATATCATTGCTCATAATAATTTTTTTATATCCTCTTCCATTTCCAGAGGTTTTGTTTTAGGCGCATACCGGCTGACGATATTTCCATCTCGGTCAATCAAGAACTTTGTAAAATTCCATTTTATTGATTTGGACCCCATCACTCCAGGAGCATTTTCAGTCAAATAGCTGAATAAGGGATGGGCTTCCTTTCCATTAACATTCACTTTGGCAAACATCGGGAATGTTACTCCATGATTCAATTTGCAGTATGAATCGATTTCCAGATCATCACCAGGCTCCTGATTCAAAAACTGATTACACGGAAAACCAAGTACGACAACCCCATCCTCTTTATATTGCACATACAGGCTTTGCAAATCATCATACTGTGGCGAAAAACCGCATTTGCTTGCGGTATTCACTATGATCATCACTTTCCCTCTATATTCCTCAAGCGAGATGGTTTCGCCATTAATTTTATTGACTTCAAATTCGTAAATGGACATATATGATCTCTCCCTTTAGTATGATGATTCATTTTACCGTATTTAAAGGTACGTTTACCAACTTTTATCCTTTGCCTATCATCCAGGAATCTTCACTGCTTGGATGGATTGAATCAAATACTCTACCATGTCTTCCAAATCATCCATTTGCTCTTCTTTTACAAGCCTTCCAAATGATACTTTACATATAGATGAAGTAACTGGCTGCATTTTTTTACTGACCGTATCGTTGGTCGTCACGGTAATGATTCTTTGATCTCCCCAAATTTTTTCCAGGTCGTTCAACAATTGTTCTGCATTCACTCCATCAAGCTTTTTTGGAAAAGAAATGTAAATATTGACCGTGCAGCCCGTATGCGCATCATCAATATCGGCATCCAGTAATTCCGAACTTAGGTTCTTGAGTGAAGCGTGTAACTCGATGGCACCGCTAATCGAAATAGGCGCGATTGTTTTTTTCAATTCCATCTCAATCTTATATGATCTGGACATGGTTGAGAGATTCACTATATCATCACGGTTTATGACCAATATATCTCCAATGAAGTCACGATCGTAAACCGCTCCTTCCAATACCACCTTCATGTTCTCAAATGCTGTAGGATCAAACAATCTCCAAACACCTCTCCAACTTATAAGTTTATGTATTCATGATCTTCCCATTTTACCATTCCCGGGCCATTTCCTTCGGGATTTACAAGAAATTATTAAAATAGCTTTTCTATTCAATAATTTTCTATATAATTAAAATATTATGATTTTTGAAGAAGGAGGCTAATCATGCCAATCAGAATTCCGGAACAACTGCCAGCAAGGGAAATTTTAGAACAGGAAAATATCTTCGTTATGGATGAGGAAAGAGCTACCAATCAGGAAATCCGTCCATTGAATATATTAATTTTAAACCTAATGCCAGAGAAAGAAAAAACGGAGGCCCAGTTACTGCGCTTTCTTGGCAATACTCCCATTCAAGTAAATATATCATTCCTGCGCTTGAGCACACATGAATCAAAAAACACAAGTAAATTTCATTTAGATCAATTTTACAAATCATTTAATGAAATTCGCACGAAGAAATATGACGGCTTGATCATTACAGGCGCTCCAGTAGAAAAGCTGGAATTTTCAGACGTCAATTATTGGGAAGAGCTGCAGAATATCATGAACTGGTCAAGCGAAAATGTCACATCCACCCTACATATCTGTTGGGGGGCACAAGCTGCCCTGTACCATCATTATGGAATAGGCAAATATGAACTTCCAGAGAAATGCTTCGGGATATACACCCATGAGGTCCTTGAACCGAATGAAAATCTAGTCCGCGGATTCGATGATTATTTTATGGCCCCTCATTCTCGCCATACGGATATTGACTATCAAAAGCTAGTTAACCATCCCGAACTGAAGGTTCTCGCACAGTCCGATCAAGCTGGTGTATTGATCGCTGCTTCAGTAGATGGAAAAAGAATTATGGTAACCGGCCATTTTGAGTATGATGCCGATACCCTCGGTGAAGAATACAAGCGCGATAGGGAGCGTGGAATCAATACGCAGCTCCCTGAAAATTACTTTCCTGATAACGATCCGACCAAGGTGCCTCTTCACCGCTGGAAGAGCCATTGCAGCTTGATGTTCTCGAATTGGCTGAACTATTATGTCTACCAATCAACCCCTTATGAGTGGGATTGAAAGGGTAAGAAAAAAGAAGCGTTCACTCTTAAGTGAATCGTTTTCTTGAGAAGCCACTTCGGATTATCATGGGAAACAACCTGAGTTACTGACTCAGGTTGTTTGTTTCATGATTCTTTATTACCGAAGTACACCTCTTCAAAAGGTTGGACGACCACAAATCCTTGACCTTCGAATTTCATTTGAACGGATTCGCCGCTTCCCCTTCCAAAGAACGACTTCAATGAGACATCCGTTACGAATTCAGGCTGCAATTCCCCTGACCAAGCTACTGTGGCATTCGGGTCCGTATAGACCGGATTCCCAGGTTCCACCATTAAAGTAAGCGGCTCATAATGAGAAGTGAATGCGACCATGCCTCTCCCCTCGAGCCTTACGTTGAACAATCCCCCTGCCAATAACCCGGCAATGCGCCGCATCATTTTTATATCCCATGAAATCCCCGGCTCAAATGCAAGTAAGTCATTTCCGTTAACACAGATCGATTCACCATTTAACTGTAAAATAGAAATCTTCTTCCCTTGATCCGCGACGTATAGCTTGCCGCTTCCGGTCGCTTTCATCAATGATGCACCCTCACCAGTTAAGGCTTTTTTAAAGAGTTTACCAAGACCATGCTCCAAGATGCCTTCCCGCTCGAATTTAATATGGCCGCGATAAGAAACCATCGTCCCCATTTTTGCCCAGATCTGCTTTTCCAAATTAATCTCCAGGATTCGTTCCGTTTCAAGTTCGAATAATCCTTGCCCTTTATCCTGCTGCTTCGTCTTTTCAACGAATTGATCGATTTGATACTTCTCCATCACTGCCCCACCTCTTTTTGCAGGAGGAACAGCCACATGAACGATACAGCTTGCTTTAATTCCTTTGAAAAATGTCCCAGCTTTGTAAAGTCCACCCCTCTCTTTGCAACCCCGGTATCAGCTACTGCCTTCCACCCCGTTTCTAAAGCCATTTTTTCAAATTCCCAAGGCTGCATTGTATTCATGATGACTTGGTCTCCTAATAACCGTTGAAAACTGAATTTTTTTCGTGGTTCAGCTGTTGGACCAAGTATTCCAAAACAGACATAACCTCCAGGCTTTAATACCCGTTGGATTTCCTTCATCACCGTTAATGGTTCACCCGTATATTCCAAAGAATTAATGACCATTGCCGCATCCATTTCTACATCTTTGAATGGAAGGTTATAAAAATCTCCTTGCAGGAAAGAAAGTCCTGTTTGTTGAGCGGTTTTTCCCTTTGCATATTCAATCATCACATTGGATAAATCAACTCCGGTTACTTCATATCCCGCTTCGGCCAATTTTAAGGAACCAACTCCATCTCCACAGCCTATGTCAGCCACCTTCACTCCCGAAGGTACAAATTCAGAAAAGAAAGGAATAATGTTTTTCCGGCTCCCCGATTCCCACATTTCTTGCGAATTCTTCACCCACATAGGTGCAAAAACATCCCATTCCTTTTTCGACTCTTCATGCCATGTATGTAAATTCATCTCAACATTCATCCTCCCATTTAACCTCTAACTAAATAAGTTCCTGAAAAAAATTTTCCCGAATCAAAATACCGGGGCTTCCCTATAGCTATTCTGCTCTTAATTCAAAAATCCTCTTTTAAAACGTCACCCCCTAGTGATTTTCAAATACATAAAAAAAAAACTGCCAGCGGCAGCTTATTTTGAATTTTCTTCATTTCTTTTTTGTATCTTTCGTAAATCCTCGACACGGTCAGGAGATTCTTCAAAGAATTCAACCAGGTCTCCAATCCTATCGATGGCATTCCAACTAAGGTGGTGTTCAATCCCCTCTACATCATGATAAATATTTTCTTCCTTGACCCCAATCAACCTTAGCATCTGTTCTAAAAGTTCATGACGGTAAACGAGCCTTTTACCAACTTTTTTCCCATTTGCGGTTAAAACGAGACCCCGGTACTTTTCATATATCAAATATTTTTCCTGATCCAGTTTTTGTACCATTTTTGTAACAGAAGATGGGTGGACGGAAAGATTTTCGGCAATATCGGAAACTCTTGCATATCCTTTTTCTTCAATAAGTAAATAAATTTGTTCTATGTAATCCTCCATGCTCGGTGTAGGCATTCGGAATCCTCCCATTCAAACGCATATCTAAAAATTTTACTATATAAACCGCCCCGAAACAAGAAGATATAAGTCTCAGGGCGCCTTTAATGATGTTTCTTCAAGATTGCTTGACGTTTTGTTCTGTTGGGAATGTAAAACTGATCTTCTTTTCAGAATCGGACCACGATAAAATGGCATCAAAGGTTTTTTCCCCTTTTTTAAAACCGCTTATCAAATCCGTTTCACCGCTCGCCAACAGCTTTTTTATATTAGCTTGACTGATTTTCTTATT
This window contains:
- the metA gene encoding homoserine O-acetyltransferase MetA yields the protein MPIRIPEQLPAREILEQENIFVMDEERATNQEIRPLNILILNLMPEKEKTEAQLLRFLGNTPIQVNISFLRLSTHESKNTSKFHLDQFYKSFNEIRTKKYDGLIITGAPVEKLEFSDVNYWEELQNIMNWSSENVTSTLHICWGAQAALYHHYGIGKYELPEKCFGIYTHEVLEPNENLVRGFDDYFMAPHSRHTDIDYQKLVNHPELKVLAQSDQAGVLIAASVDGKRIMVTGHFEYDADTLGEEYKRDRERGINTQLPENYFPDNDPTKVPLHRWKSHCSLMFSNWLNYYVYQSTPYEWD
- a CDS encoding DegV family protein, with the translated sequence MERIAWVTDSTGTLDEELSLNEHVYVVPMVVIIDGKEYEDGIDLLPEELYRRMSEEKITATTSQPSVGKFQELYKELEKRYDRIIAVHLSSELSGTVSASRQAAQMVTIPVDVFDTLLISFPMLLILKRLMHHMDNGDSVNEAFVKTRMYADNHETYVLIGSLDQLHRSGRLTNAQYILGSLLSFKPIISIENGLLHTKSKPRNLKKAEKQIFTDFRRSVEAGKVKECTILYGAVSEQTHRWKKMISEEFPHVLTHVSPLGSAIGVHTGEQTIGLSWFNED
- a CDS encoding AIM24 family protein; translation: MEKYQIDQFVEKTKQQDKGQGLFELETERILEINLEKQIWAKMGTMVSYRGHIKFEREGILEHGLGKLFKKALTGEGASLMKATGSGKLYVADQGKKISILQLNGESICVNGNDLLAFEPGISWDIKMMRRIAGLLAGGLFNVRLEGRGMVAFTSHYEPLTLMVEPGNPVYTDPNATVAWSGELQPEFVTDVSLKSFFGRGSGESVQMKFEGQGFVVVQPFEEVYFGNKES
- a CDS encoding glutathione peroxidase, with protein sequence MSIYEFEVNKINGETISLEEYRGKVMIIVNTASKCGFSPQYDDLQSLYVQYKEDGVVVLGFPCNQFLNQEPGDDLEIDSYCKLNHGVTFPMFAKVNVNGKEAHPLFSYLTENAPGVMGSKSIKWNFTKFLIDRDGNIVSRYAPKTKPLEMEEDIKKLL
- the mntR gene encoding transcriptional regulator MntR, whose protein sequence is MPTPSMEDYIEQIYLLIEEKGYARVSDIAENLSVHPSSVTKMVQKLDQEKYLIYEKYRGLVLTANGKKVGKRLVYRHELLEQMLRLIGVKEENIYHDVEGIEHHLSWNAIDRIGDLVEFFEESPDRVEDLRKIQKRNEENSK
- a CDS encoding class I SAM-dependent methyltransferase; this translates as MNLHTWHEESKKEWDVFAPMWVKNSQEMWESGSRKNIIPFFSEFVPSGVKVADIGCGDGVGSLKLAEAGYEVTGVDLSNVMIEYAKGKTAQQTGLSFLQGDFYNLPFKDVEMDAAMVINSLEYTGEPLTVMKEIQRVLKPGGYVCFGILGPTAEPRKKFSFQRLLGDQVIMNTMQPWEFEKMALETGWKAVADTGVAKRGVDFTKLGHFSKELKQAVSFMWLFLLQKEVGQ